In Spinacia oleracea cultivar Varoflay chromosome 5, BTI_SOV_V1, whole genome shotgun sequence, a single window of DNA contains:
- the LOC110798660 gene encoding eukaryotic translation initiation factor 4G isoform X1, which translates to MSLNQSRFDKNEPQFRKPGGGRSGRGSGGQQRNFPGGRGRGGGSGPTTTTAPPVSTSQSYKKVNNAQGGQSRGNAAPVNTSDFNAATGLRSVENGAHVQSTLHAVSNAPTPAVIPKPVDVSSQKTSRPLPKAPSSQPSTMSSDSNMPSTPAKGDAAKGFPLQFGSISPGFMNGMQVPARTSSAPPNLDEQKRDQVRRDATRAVPAIPLPAAPKQELSNKVVSATEHPVPQETKIKIKRDVHTASASPSAPAQKPSALPAAGISVPLPFQQTVSMQFGGPNPQIQSQGMPTSSLQMPIQMPLQMGNPSQVAQQVFVPGLQHQLMQSQGMMHHNQNLGFNPQIAPQLPHQLGTMGINMSAQYNQQQAGKFGSTRKTVKITHPDTHEELRLDNRDGGSTAPRVHQSGSSQSQPIPAYTATHPMGYYSNSYTTGPPFFPAQTSISLTSAQLNASSQGPRFNYPVSQAPPAMPFMNQSASNTYSVSRVGAPVHGTPDTSNLDHVRDVHNFATSAQSTSVPVTVKAAGGSAGEKAINSTAVERSEFSKVSNPAMESSVIRKDLEMNVDSSTMQPKSSTGLPKHSAATIASVAAETSSPAEVSVTPSMSPRDSAISPPVNAVKRETPTKSVCIKDSEKHLGKDERPDPSRQVDLQSDSRVCQDLVDSSEAIASESVESKSTQPALGSKVIVSEAGQASPSDVHGAEGPSHSSESYESQNISVNAAKDQHAKKCDLPAQEKDVIESVDAIERGEFELEEVQPDNSIKGSDIAKDVDQDVQLKNAGDVEDVVESSQRMAESADSCVQVDKVFDNCSSCENDSSTSDLNSLSVTTDAVSCKGDDVSKSGISDNEATSVSADLSDTHSGHEGEVMENTRPSSSSGTTSGPNKGKTKGKKRKEMLRKADALGTTADLYNAYKGPEEKKDSGIAAELTSEDNSKEVSCDIKSEESTGKNKEEQSKPELDDWEDAAEISTPKLESSFKGDRGGAIQDEEGVTAKKYSRDFLLTFSAQCTDLPERFEITSDVADALMSVNINASRSDREHPSPGRIVDRPAAAAAARPDRRGSVTLEADRWNKQPGPFPSVRDPGMDLAYGSNIMGFRGGPGPNYGVLRNPRAQGPVPHAGGILSGPMHSMGFQGMQRNNADADRWQRATNFNKGLMPSPQGPSQVMHKAEKKYEIGKISDEEQAKQRKLKGILNKLTPQNFEKLFEQVKEVNIDNTVTLAGVISQIFDKALTEPTFCEMYANFCQHLASELPELSVDNEKITFRRLLLNKCQEEFERGEREEQEANKSDNEGEEEPKQSEGVREEMRLKARRRMLGNIRLIGELYKKKMLTERIMHECIKKLLGQYQNPDEENIEALCKLMSTIGVMIDHPKAKEHMDAYFDIMGQLSNNMKLSSRVRFMLRDAIDLRKNKWQQRMKVDGPKKIDEVHRDAAQERQGQARLNRGPSMNSGMRRGQPLDFGPRGSMLSSPIGQGGGFRGMPPQLRGFGGQDSRMEERNIFDNRTPSVPLTQRLSSAEPITLGPQGGLARGMAFRGQPSMSSSPLFDNTPSYADPRRMVGGLNGHTNVSDRGVYSPRESRNSSDIFVAPVAYDHSGSQELNARDARARPITPPVARVAPAQNTSSEKVWPEDRMRDMSIAAIREYYSAKDEKEVALCIRDLNAPSFYPTVISIWVADSFERRDLERGLLSELLVNLTRSREGTFSPGQLVEGFKSVLTNLEDTVTDAPKAPEFLGRIFARVVVENVIPLKDIGRIIHEGGEEPGCLRESGLAAEILGSVLDVIKSEKGESVLKEIRASSNLRLDDFRPPEPIRCHKLEMFM; encoded by the exons CTGGTGGTCAGCAGAGGAATTTTCCTGGCGGTCGTGGAAGAGGTGGCGGAAGCGGCCCCACTACCACAACCGCCCCTCCGGTTTCCACAAGTCAGAG TTATAAAAAGGTTAACAATGCTCAAGGTGGGCAGTCAAGAGGAAATGCAGCACCTGTGAATACATCAGACTTTAATGCTGCTACTGGTTTGCGTTCTGTAGAGAATGGTGCCCATGTACAGTCCACATTACATG CAGTGTCCAATGCGCCAACTCCAGCTGTCATCCCGAAGCCAGTTGATGTATCATCTCAGAAGACTAGCCGACCACTTCCAAAGGCTCCATCTTCACAGCCATCCACCATGAGTTCTGACTCTAACATGCCTTCCACCCCAGCAAAGG GGGATGCAGCTAAGGGCTTTCCTCTGCAATTTGGATCCATAAGTCCGGGTTTTATGAATGGAATGCAG GTACCCGCCCGAACAAGCTCAGCTCCGCCTAATTTGGACGAGCAAAAGCGAGATCAG GTCCGGCGTGATGCTACAAGAGCTGTGCCGGCAATTCCATTACCAGCTGCTCCTAAGCAGGAATTATCAAACAAGGTTGTTTCTGCAACTGAGCATCCTGTTCCTCAGGAAACAAAAATTAAGATAAAAAGAGATGTCCATACGGCATCTGCATCTCCATCAGCACCAGCACAGAAACCTTCTGCCCTTCCTGCAGCGGGTATATCTGTACCATTGCCATTTCAGCAAACTGTCTCCATGCAGTTTGGAGGACCTAATCCACAAATTCAGTCTCAAGGCATGCCAACTAGTTCGCTTCAGATGCCAATTCAGATGCCATTACAGATGGGAAATCCCTCCCAAGTTGCCCAACAGGTCTTTGTGCCTGGTCTCCAACACCAACTTATGCAGAGTCAGGGAATGATGCATCATAACCAGAACTTGGGTTTTAATCCTCAGATTGCACCACAGCTTCCTCATCAATTAGGAACTATGGGAATCAATATGTCTGCTCAGTATAATCAACAACAGGCTGGAAAATTTGGCAGCACGCGTAAGACAGTGAAGATAACTCATCCGGATACACACGAGGAGCTGAGACTAGATAACAGAGATGGTGGATCAACAGCACCAAGGGTGCATCAAAGTGGATCCTCACAGTCCCAACCTATACCCGCATATACAGCAACACATCCTATGGGCTACTATTCTAACTCATATACAACTGGTCCCCCTTTTTTCCCAGCCCAAACATCGATTTCTTTGACAAGTGCGCAATTAAATGCTAGCTCTCAGGGGCCCAGGTTTAACTATCCTGTTAGTCAGGCACCTCCAGCTATGCCCTTTATGAATCAATCTGCGTCTAATACCTATTCTGTGAGCAGGGTTGGGGCTCCGGTGCATGGTACTCCTGATACTTCCAATTTGGATCATGTTCGGGATGTTCATAATTTTGCTACTTCAGCACAATCAACCTCAGTCCCTGTGACTGTGAAAGCAGCTGGTGGATCTGCGGGGGAGAAGGCCATAAACTCCACTGCTGTTGAAAGATCTGAGTTCTCTAAAGTGTCGAATCCTGCTATGGAGTCTAGTGTCATTAGAAAGGATTTAGAAATGAACGTGGACAGCTCTACTATGCAGCCAAAGTCTAGTACTGGCCTTCCTAAACATTCTGCTGCCACGATAGCTTCCGTTGCGGCTGAGACGTCAAGTCCAGCAGAAGTGTCTGTTACTCCCAGCATGAGTCCTAGAGACTCGGCTATATCTCCTCCAGTGAATGCTGTCAAGAGGGAAACCCCAACAAAGTCTGTGTGTATCAAAGATAGTGAGAAGCATCTGGGCAAGGATGAACGTCCTGATCCATCACGACAG GTTGATCTTCAGTCTGATTCCAGAGTATGTCAGGACCTAGTTGATTCTTCTGAGGCCATAGCCTCTGAATCCGTAGAATCTAAATCCACTCAACCTGCATTAGGCTCTAAGGTTATTGTATCAGAAGCTGGCCAGGCATCACCAAGTGATGTCCATGGTGCTGAAGGCCCATCTCATTCATCTGAAAGTTATGAAAGCCAGAATATTTCAGTTAATGCAGCTAAAGATCAGCATGCAAAAAAATGTGATCTTCCTGCACAAGAAAAAGACGTGATAGAATCAGTAGATGCCATAGAAAGAGGAGAATTTGAACTGGAAGAGGTACAGCCAGATAACAGTATAAAGGGCTCAGATATTGCCAAAGATGTTGATCAAGATGTGCAGTTAAAGAATGCTGGTGATGTGGAGGATGTGGTCGAATCTTCTCAAAGAATGGCTGAGTCTGCAGATTCTTGCGTTCAAGTTGATAAAGTGTTTGATAATTGCTCATCGTGTGAGAATGATTCATCGACCTCGGACTTAAACAGTTTGTCAGTCACAACTGATGCTGTCAGTTGCAAAGGCGATGATGTTTCCAAATCTGGTATATCAGATAATGAAGCCACCTCTGTCTCTGCAGATCTTTCAGACACACATTCTGGGCATGAAGGGGAAGTCATGGAGAACACAAGGCCTAGTTCTTCATCGGGTACTACGTCAGGACCAAATAAGGGAAAGACTAAAGGGAAGAAGCGGAAGGAAATGCTCCGGAAGGCAGATGCTCTTGGGACAACCGCTGATTTGTACAATGCTTACAAGGGTCCAGAGGAGAAAAAAGATTCAGGTATTGCTGCAGAACTTACTTCTGAGGATAACTCAAAGGAGGTCTCTTGTGATATTAAATCAGAAGAGAGTACTGGGAAGAACAAGGAGGAGCAGAGCAAACCCGAGCTTGATGATTGGGAAGATGCAGCTGAAATTTCGACACCAAAGTTGGAATCCTCATTTAAGGGTGATCGTGGAGGCGCAATTCAAGATGAAGAGGGAGTTACAGCTAAAAAGTATTCCAGAGACTTTCTCCTTACATTTTCCGCTCAGTGTACTGACCTCCCTGAAAGATTTGAAATTACTTCTGATGTAGCTGATGCCTTGATGTCTGTAAATATAAATGCTTCTCGTAGTGATCGTGAACATCCTAGTCCTGGGAGAATCGTAGATAGGCCAGCTGCAGCTGCAGCTGCCCGACCTGATCGGCGTGGGAGTGTGACATTGGAAGCTGATAGGTGGAATAAACAGCCTGGTCCTTTTCCTTCTGTTCGGGATCCAGGAATGGATCTTGCTTATGGAAGCAATATTATGGGATTTCGTGGTGGTCCTGGGCCTAATTATGGTGTGCTAAGGAATCCGCGGGCACAAGGACCTGTTCCACATGCTGGCGGGATCCTGTCTGGGCCAATGCATTCCATGGGTTTTCAGGGAATGCAGAGAAATAACGCTGATGCTGACCGTTGGCAAAGAGCTACAAACTTCAACAAAGGTTTGATGCCCTCTCCTCAGGGTCCTTCCCAGGTGATGCACAAAGCTGAGAAAAAGTATGAGATAGGTAAAATATCTGATGAAGAGCAGGCTAAACAGCGAAAATTGAAGGGTATTTTAAACAAATTGACTCCTCAGAactttgagaaactatttgagcAAGTTAAAGAAGTTAACATTGATAATACTGTGACTCTGGCTGGAGTTATCTCTCAGATCTTTGACAAGGCTTTAACAGAGCCAACTTTCTGTGAAATGTATGCGAACTTCTGCCAGCACCTTGCCTCTGAGTTGCCAGAATTAAGTGTAGACAATGAGAAGATCACCTTCAGACGGCTGTTGCTGAACAAGTGCCAAGAGGAGTTCGAGAGAGGAGAAAGAGAGGAGCAAGAAGCTAATAAGTCTGATAATGAAGGTGAGGAGGAGCCTAAACAATCTGAAGGGGTTAGAGAAGAAATGCGACTGAAAGCACGAAGACGCATGCTGGGCAATATTAGATTGATTGGGGAGTTGTACAAGAAGAAAATGTTGACTGAAAGAATAATGCACGAGTGCATAAAGAAGTTGTTAGGTCAATACCAAAATCCCGATGAAGAAAATATTGAGGCGTTGTGCAAGTTGATGAGCACAATTGGAGTGATGATTGATCATCCCAAAGCCAAGGAGCATATGGATGCTTACTTCGACATTATGGGTCAGTTATCCAACAACATGAAGCTATCTTCTAGAGTAAGGTTCATGTTGAGGGATGCTATTGATCTTAGAAAAAACAAATGGCAACAGAGAATGAAAGTAGATGGTCCTAAGAAGATCGACGAAGTGCATCGTGATGCTGCTCAAGAAAGGCAGGGACAAGCTCGTTTAAATCGTGGCCCAAGCATGAATTCTGGAATGAGAAGGGGCCAACCTCTGGATTTTGGTCCTCGGGGATCTATGCTATCTTCTCCTATTGGGCAGGGTGGTGGTTTCAGAGGTATGCCTCCTCAGCTTCGTGGGTTTGGTGGACAGGATTCCCGCATGGAGGAGAGGAACATTTTTGACAACCGCACACCTTCAGTGCCTCTGACTCAAAGGCTATCAAGTGCTGAGCCAATTACTTTGGGACCCCAAGGTGGTCTTGCTAGGGGGATGGCATTTAGAGGGCAACCGTCCATGTCTAGTTCTCCTCTATTTGACAATACCCCATCCTATGCGGACCCAAGAAGAATGGTAGGGGGTTTGAATGGTCACACTAATGTATCGGATCGTGGAGTGTATAGCCCTCGGGAATCGAGGAATTCTTCGGATATATTTGTTGCTCCAGTTGCATATGATCACTCTGGTAGCCAGGAGCTCAATGCTAGGGATGCCAGGGCTAGGCCAATAACACCACCTGTGGCACGGGTTGCGCCAGCTCAAAATACCTCTTCGGAAAAAGTATGGCCTGAGGATCGCATGCGGGATATGTCAATTGCAGCAATAAGGGAATATTACAG TGCGAAAGATGAGAAGGAAGTTGCACTATGCATCAGAGACTTGAATGCTCCAAGTTTTTACCCTACAGTCATATCTATTTGGGTTGCTGACTCCTTTGAAAGGAGAGACTTAGAGCGGGGGCTGCTGTCAGAATTGCTTGTTAACCTTACAAGATCTCGGGAAGGCACATTTAGCCCTGGCCAGCTCGTTGAAGG gtttaaatcTGTATTGACTAACTTGGAGGACACGGTGACTGATGCCCCGAAAGCGCCCGAATTTCTTGGCCGGATATTTGCGAGGGTAGTTGTAGAAAATGTGATACCCTTGAAAGATATTGGTCGGATAATACATGAAGGTGGGGAGGAACCAGGTTGTCTACGAGAATCAGGGTTGGCGGCTGAAATTCTCGGGAGTGTCTTGGATGTGATCAAATCCGAGAAAGGGGAATCTGTACTGAAAGAGATTAGAGCTAGCTCTAATCTTCGGTTAGATGATTTTCGACCTCCAGAACCGATTAGATGCCATAAATTAGAGATGTTTATGTAG
- the LOC110798660 gene encoding eukaryotic translation initiation factor 4G isoform X2 yields the protein MSLNQSRFDKNEPQFRKPGGGRSGRGSGGQQRNFPGGRGRGGGSGPTTTTAPPVSTSQSYKKVNNAQGGQSRGNAAPVNTSDFNAATGLRSVENGAHVQSTLHVSNAPTPAVIPKPVDVSSQKTSRPLPKAPSSQPSTMSSDSNMPSTPAKGDAAKGFPLQFGSISPGFMNGMQVPARTSSAPPNLDEQKRDQVRRDATRAVPAIPLPAAPKQELSNKVVSATEHPVPQETKIKIKRDVHTASASPSAPAQKPSALPAAGISVPLPFQQTVSMQFGGPNPQIQSQGMPTSSLQMPIQMPLQMGNPSQVAQQVFVPGLQHQLMQSQGMMHHNQNLGFNPQIAPQLPHQLGTMGINMSAQYNQQQAGKFGSTRKTVKITHPDTHEELRLDNRDGGSTAPRVHQSGSSQSQPIPAYTATHPMGYYSNSYTTGPPFFPAQTSISLTSAQLNASSQGPRFNYPVSQAPPAMPFMNQSASNTYSVSRVGAPVHGTPDTSNLDHVRDVHNFATSAQSTSVPVTVKAAGGSAGEKAINSTAVERSEFSKVSNPAMESSVIRKDLEMNVDSSTMQPKSSTGLPKHSAATIASVAAETSSPAEVSVTPSMSPRDSAISPPVNAVKRETPTKSVCIKDSEKHLGKDERPDPSRQVDLQSDSRVCQDLVDSSEAIASESVESKSTQPALGSKVIVSEAGQASPSDVHGAEGPSHSSESYESQNISVNAAKDQHAKKCDLPAQEKDVIESVDAIERGEFELEEVQPDNSIKGSDIAKDVDQDVQLKNAGDVEDVVESSQRMAESADSCVQVDKVFDNCSSCENDSSTSDLNSLSVTTDAVSCKGDDVSKSGISDNEATSVSADLSDTHSGHEGEVMENTRPSSSSGTTSGPNKGKTKGKKRKEMLRKADALGTTADLYNAYKGPEEKKDSGIAAELTSEDNSKEVSCDIKSEESTGKNKEEQSKPELDDWEDAAEISTPKLESSFKGDRGGAIQDEEGVTAKKYSRDFLLTFSAQCTDLPERFEITSDVADALMSVNINASRSDREHPSPGRIVDRPAAAAAARPDRRGSVTLEADRWNKQPGPFPSVRDPGMDLAYGSNIMGFRGGPGPNYGVLRNPRAQGPVPHAGGILSGPMHSMGFQGMQRNNADADRWQRATNFNKGLMPSPQGPSQVMHKAEKKYEIGKISDEEQAKQRKLKGILNKLTPQNFEKLFEQVKEVNIDNTVTLAGVISQIFDKALTEPTFCEMYANFCQHLASELPELSVDNEKITFRRLLLNKCQEEFERGEREEQEANKSDNEGEEEPKQSEGVREEMRLKARRRMLGNIRLIGELYKKKMLTERIMHECIKKLLGQYQNPDEENIEALCKLMSTIGVMIDHPKAKEHMDAYFDIMGQLSNNMKLSSRVRFMLRDAIDLRKNKWQQRMKVDGPKKIDEVHRDAAQERQGQARLNRGPSMNSGMRRGQPLDFGPRGSMLSSPIGQGGGFRGMPPQLRGFGGQDSRMEERNIFDNRTPSVPLTQRLSSAEPITLGPQGGLARGMAFRGQPSMSSSPLFDNTPSYADPRRMVGGLNGHTNVSDRGVYSPRESRNSSDIFVAPVAYDHSGSQELNARDARARPITPPVARVAPAQNTSSEKVWPEDRMRDMSIAAIREYYSAKDEKEVALCIRDLNAPSFYPTVISIWVADSFERRDLERGLLSELLVNLTRSREGTFSPGQLVEGFKSVLTNLEDTVTDAPKAPEFLGRIFARVVVENVIPLKDIGRIIHEGGEEPGCLRESGLAAEILGSVLDVIKSEKGESVLKEIRASSNLRLDDFRPPEPIRCHKLEMFM from the exons CTGGTGGTCAGCAGAGGAATTTTCCTGGCGGTCGTGGAAGAGGTGGCGGAAGCGGCCCCACTACCACAACCGCCCCTCCGGTTTCCACAAGTCAGAG TTATAAAAAGGTTAACAATGCTCAAGGTGGGCAGTCAAGAGGAAATGCAGCACCTGTGAATACATCAGACTTTAATGCTGCTACTGGTTTGCGTTCTGTAGAGAATGGTGCCCATGTACAGTCCACATTACATG TGTCCAATGCGCCAACTCCAGCTGTCATCCCGAAGCCAGTTGATGTATCATCTCAGAAGACTAGCCGACCACTTCCAAAGGCTCCATCTTCACAGCCATCCACCATGAGTTCTGACTCTAACATGCCTTCCACCCCAGCAAAGG GGGATGCAGCTAAGGGCTTTCCTCTGCAATTTGGATCCATAAGTCCGGGTTTTATGAATGGAATGCAG GTACCCGCCCGAACAAGCTCAGCTCCGCCTAATTTGGACGAGCAAAAGCGAGATCAG GTCCGGCGTGATGCTACAAGAGCTGTGCCGGCAATTCCATTACCAGCTGCTCCTAAGCAGGAATTATCAAACAAGGTTGTTTCTGCAACTGAGCATCCTGTTCCTCAGGAAACAAAAATTAAGATAAAAAGAGATGTCCATACGGCATCTGCATCTCCATCAGCACCAGCACAGAAACCTTCTGCCCTTCCTGCAGCGGGTATATCTGTACCATTGCCATTTCAGCAAACTGTCTCCATGCAGTTTGGAGGACCTAATCCACAAATTCAGTCTCAAGGCATGCCAACTAGTTCGCTTCAGATGCCAATTCAGATGCCATTACAGATGGGAAATCCCTCCCAAGTTGCCCAACAGGTCTTTGTGCCTGGTCTCCAACACCAACTTATGCAGAGTCAGGGAATGATGCATCATAACCAGAACTTGGGTTTTAATCCTCAGATTGCACCACAGCTTCCTCATCAATTAGGAACTATGGGAATCAATATGTCTGCTCAGTATAATCAACAACAGGCTGGAAAATTTGGCAGCACGCGTAAGACAGTGAAGATAACTCATCCGGATACACACGAGGAGCTGAGACTAGATAACAGAGATGGTGGATCAACAGCACCAAGGGTGCATCAAAGTGGATCCTCACAGTCCCAACCTATACCCGCATATACAGCAACACATCCTATGGGCTACTATTCTAACTCATATACAACTGGTCCCCCTTTTTTCCCAGCCCAAACATCGATTTCTTTGACAAGTGCGCAATTAAATGCTAGCTCTCAGGGGCCCAGGTTTAACTATCCTGTTAGTCAGGCACCTCCAGCTATGCCCTTTATGAATCAATCTGCGTCTAATACCTATTCTGTGAGCAGGGTTGGGGCTCCGGTGCATGGTACTCCTGATACTTCCAATTTGGATCATGTTCGGGATGTTCATAATTTTGCTACTTCAGCACAATCAACCTCAGTCCCTGTGACTGTGAAAGCAGCTGGTGGATCTGCGGGGGAGAAGGCCATAAACTCCACTGCTGTTGAAAGATCTGAGTTCTCTAAAGTGTCGAATCCTGCTATGGAGTCTAGTGTCATTAGAAAGGATTTAGAAATGAACGTGGACAGCTCTACTATGCAGCCAAAGTCTAGTACTGGCCTTCCTAAACATTCTGCTGCCACGATAGCTTCCGTTGCGGCTGAGACGTCAAGTCCAGCAGAAGTGTCTGTTACTCCCAGCATGAGTCCTAGAGACTCGGCTATATCTCCTCCAGTGAATGCTGTCAAGAGGGAAACCCCAACAAAGTCTGTGTGTATCAAAGATAGTGAGAAGCATCTGGGCAAGGATGAACGTCCTGATCCATCACGACAG GTTGATCTTCAGTCTGATTCCAGAGTATGTCAGGACCTAGTTGATTCTTCTGAGGCCATAGCCTCTGAATCCGTAGAATCTAAATCCACTCAACCTGCATTAGGCTCTAAGGTTATTGTATCAGAAGCTGGCCAGGCATCACCAAGTGATGTCCATGGTGCTGAAGGCCCATCTCATTCATCTGAAAGTTATGAAAGCCAGAATATTTCAGTTAATGCAGCTAAAGATCAGCATGCAAAAAAATGTGATCTTCCTGCACAAGAAAAAGACGTGATAGAATCAGTAGATGCCATAGAAAGAGGAGAATTTGAACTGGAAGAGGTACAGCCAGATAACAGTATAAAGGGCTCAGATATTGCCAAAGATGTTGATCAAGATGTGCAGTTAAAGAATGCTGGTGATGTGGAGGATGTGGTCGAATCTTCTCAAAGAATGGCTGAGTCTGCAGATTCTTGCGTTCAAGTTGATAAAGTGTTTGATAATTGCTCATCGTGTGAGAATGATTCATCGACCTCGGACTTAAACAGTTTGTCAGTCACAACTGATGCTGTCAGTTGCAAAGGCGATGATGTTTCCAAATCTGGTATATCAGATAATGAAGCCACCTCTGTCTCTGCAGATCTTTCAGACACACATTCTGGGCATGAAGGGGAAGTCATGGAGAACACAAGGCCTAGTTCTTCATCGGGTACTACGTCAGGACCAAATAAGGGAAAGACTAAAGGGAAGAAGCGGAAGGAAATGCTCCGGAAGGCAGATGCTCTTGGGACAACCGCTGATTTGTACAATGCTTACAAGGGTCCAGAGGAGAAAAAAGATTCAGGTATTGCTGCAGAACTTACTTCTGAGGATAACTCAAAGGAGGTCTCTTGTGATATTAAATCAGAAGAGAGTACTGGGAAGAACAAGGAGGAGCAGAGCAAACCCGAGCTTGATGATTGGGAAGATGCAGCTGAAATTTCGACACCAAAGTTGGAATCCTCATTTAAGGGTGATCGTGGAGGCGCAATTCAAGATGAAGAGGGAGTTACAGCTAAAAAGTATTCCAGAGACTTTCTCCTTACATTTTCCGCTCAGTGTACTGACCTCCCTGAAAGATTTGAAATTACTTCTGATGTAGCTGATGCCTTGATGTCTGTAAATATAAATGCTTCTCGTAGTGATCGTGAACATCCTAGTCCTGGGAGAATCGTAGATAGGCCAGCTGCAGCTGCAGCTGCCCGACCTGATCGGCGTGGGAGTGTGACATTGGAAGCTGATAGGTGGAATAAACAGCCTGGTCCTTTTCCTTCTGTTCGGGATCCAGGAATGGATCTTGCTTATGGAAGCAATATTATGGGATTTCGTGGTGGTCCTGGGCCTAATTATGGTGTGCTAAGGAATCCGCGGGCACAAGGACCTGTTCCACATGCTGGCGGGATCCTGTCTGGGCCAATGCATTCCATGGGTTTTCAGGGAATGCAGAGAAATAACGCTGATGCTGACCGTTGGCAAAGAGCTACAAACTTCAACAAAGGTTTGATGCCCTCTCCTCAGGGTCCTTCCCAGGTGATGCACAAAGCTGAGAAAAAGTATGAGATAGGTAAAATATCTGATGAAGAGCAGGCTAAACAGCGAAAATTGAAGGGTATTTTAAACAAATTGACTCCTCAGAactttgagaaactatttgagcAAGTTAAAGAAGTTAACATTGATAATACTGTGACTCTGGCTGGAGTTATCTCTCAGATCTTTGACAAGGCTTTAACAGAGCCAACTTTCTGTGAAATGTATGCGAACTTCTGCCAGCACCTTGCCTCTGAGTTGCCAGAATTAAGTGTAGACAATGAGAAGATCACCTTCAGACGGCTGTTGCTGAACAAGTGCCAAGAGGAGTTCGAGAGAGGAGAAAGAGAGGAGCAAGAAGCTAATAAGTCTGATAATGAAGGTGAGGAGGAGCCTAAACAATCTGAAGGGGTTAGAGAAGAAATGCGACTGAAAGCACGAAGACGCATGCTGGGCAATATTAGATTGATTGGGGAGTTGTACAAGAAGAAAATGTTGACTGAAAGAATAATGCACGAGTGCATAAAGAAGTTGTTAGGTCAATACCAAAATCCCGATGAAGAAAATATTGAGGCGTTGTGCAAGTTGATGAGCACAATTGGAGTGATGATTGATCATCCCAAAGCCAAGGAGCATATGGATGCTTACTTCGACATTATGGGTCAGTTATCCAACAACATGAAGCTATCTTCTAGAGTAAGGTTCATGTTGAGGGATGCTATTGATCTTAGAAAAAACAAATGGCAACAGAGAATGAAAGTAGATGGTCCTAAGAAGATCGACGAAGTGCATCGTGATGCTGCTCAAGAAAGGCAGGGACAAGCTCGTTTAAATCGTGGCCCAAGCATGAATTCTGGAATGAGAAGGGGCCAACCTCTGGATTTTGGTCCTCGGGGATCTATGCTATCTTCTCCTATTGGGCAGGGTGGTGGTTTCAGAGGTATGCCTCCTCAGCTTCGTGGGTTTGGTGGACAGGATTCCCGCATGGAGGAGAGGAACATTTTTGACAACCGCACACCTTCAGTGCCTCTGACTCAAAGGCTATCAAGTGCTGAGCCAATTACTTTGGGACCCCAAGGTGGTCTTGCTAGGGGGATGGCATTTAGAGGGCAACCGTCCATGTCTAGTTCTCCTCTATTTGACAATACCCCATCCTATGCGGACCCAAGAAGAATGGTAGGGGGTTTGAATGGTCACACTAATGTATCGGATCGTGGAGTGTATAGCCCTCGGGAATCGAGGAATTCTTCGGATATATTTGTTGCTCCAGTTGCATATGATCACTCTGGTAGCCAGGAGCTCAATGCTAGGGATGCCAGGGCTAGGCCAATAACACCACCTGTGGCACGGGTTGCGCCAGCTCAAAATACCTCTTCGGAAAAAGTATGGCCTGAGGATCGCATGCGGGATATGTCAATTGCAGCAATAAGGGAATATTACAG TGCGAAAGATGAGAAGGAAGTTGCACTATGCATCAGAGACTTGAATGCTCCAAGTTTTTACCCTACAGTCATATCTATTTGGGTTGCTGACTCCTTTGAAAGGAGAGACTTAGAGCGGGGGCTGCTGTCAGAATTGCTTGTTAACCTTACAAGATCTCGGGAAGGCACATTTAGCCCTGGCCAGCTCGTTGAAGG gtttaaatcTGTATTGACTAACTTGGAGGACACGGTGACTGATGCCCCGAAAGCGCCCGAATTTCTTGGCCGGATATTTGCGAGGGTAGTTGTAGAAAATGTGATACCCTTGAAAGATATTGGTCGGATAATACATGAAGGTGGGGAGGAACCAGGTTGTCTACGAGAATCAGGGTTGGCGGCTGAAATTCTCGGGAGTGTCTTGGATGTGATCAAATCCGAGAAAGGGGAATCTGTACTGAAAGAGATTAGAGCTAGCTCTAATCTTCGGTTAGATGATTTTCGACCTCCAGAACCGATTAGATGCCATAAATTAGAGATGTTTATGTAG